The sequence AGGCCTTACTCGACAGCTCTCATAAATTCCATGAGGCGAATTCAGCATTTGCGGGTCACGGTATCACTACTGGCGATATTAATATTGATGTACCGTCAATGATCGAGCGAAAAGAGCGCATCGTTAAGCAAATGGCCGGTGGTGTATCGGGCTTGTTTAAAGCCAATAAAGTGACCTCGTTATTTGGAACCGGTAAATTATTAGCAAATCGTAAAGTGTCGTATGTTAATTTTGAAGGCAAAGAGCAAATTTTGGATGCTGAAAATGTCATTTTAGCGTCTGGCTCTATCCCAGTCGCAATACCGGTAGCACCTGTTGATGAAGATGTCATTGTCGATTCTACCGGCGCACTGATTTTTCAAGAAGTACCGAAACGCTTAGGTGTAATCGGTGCTGGAGTTATCGGTTTGGAGTTAAGCAGTGTCTGGAGCCGCTTGGGCTCTAAAGTTGTTCTGCTCGAAGCGATGGATACCTTTTTAGCGATAATGGATCAGCAAATTGCTAAAGAAGCTCAAAAGATCTACAAGAAGCAACATTTGGATATTCGCTTAGGTTGCCGTGTTACGGGTACCGAAGTTGTGGTATCAAAAGGCGCTAAAGAAGTTGTTGTTACTTATACCGATAAAGACGGCAATGAAGCTACAGAAACGTTCGACAAATTAATTGTATGTGTAGGGCGTCGTCCGTTTACAGACGGTTTGCTAGCAGACGACAGTGGTGTAAAGCTGGATGAGCGTGGTTCTATTTATGCGAATGACCTGTGTTCTACTAGTGCGCCAGGCGTTTGGGCTATTGGTGATGTTGTGCGTGGGCCAATGCTTGCGCATAAAGGTTCGGAAGAAGGTGTAATGGTCGCAGAGCGCATCGCAGGCCAAAAGACCGTTATGAATTACGATATTATTCCTAACGTAATTTATACCCATCCAGAAATTGCAGCGGTTGGGCGTACGGAAGAACAAATTAAAGCTGACGGCGAACCCTATAATGTTGGCACCTTTCCGTTTATGGCCATTGGCCGTGCGGTAGCTGCTGATGAATCGGATGGCATGGTTAAAATAATTGCCCATGCTGAAACCGACCGCGTATTGGGCGCTCATATTGTTGGCCCATGCGCGCCTGACTTGGTGCAACAAGTTGCTATTGCCATGGAATTTGGCTCAAGTGCAGAAGATATTGGTATGACTGTGTTCGGGCATCCAACATTCTCTGAAGCAGTTAAGGAAGCGGCATTAGCAGTTAATGGGCATGCGATTCACATGCCCAACCGAAAAAAACGCAAATAGCAAAACAATAAAGCGTACCTAAATACCGGTCGGCCCAAAAAGTCGGCGGGATCGATTTAATAACTGTTCCTCGCACGGCTTGAACAGCTTGCTAGGGAACTATGGGAAGCAACAATGAATTTACATGAGTATCAGGGTAAGCAGCTATTTGCTGAATACGGTTTGCCTGTATCAAAAGGGATCGCCGCTGAAACACCGGCAGAGGCCGCTAATGCTGTAGACGTATTAGGCGGTAAGAAGTGGGTCGTAAAGGCGCAGGTTCACGCGGGTGGTCGAGGTAAGGCGGGCGGTGT is a genomic window of Teredinibacter purpureus containing:
- the lpdA gene encoding dihydrolipoyl dehydrogenase — encoded protein: MSDKYDVIVIGSGPAGYVAAIRAAQLGLKVACIEKWKGKDGKGVNGGTCLNVGCIPSKALLDSSHKFHEANSAFAGHGITTGDINIDVPSMIERKERIVKQMAGGVSGLFKANKVTSLFGTGKLLANRKVSYVNFEGKEQILDAENVILASGSIPVAIPVAPVDEDVIVDSTGALIFQEVPKRLGVIGAGVIGLELSSVWSRLGSKVVLLEAMDTFLAIMDQQIAKEAQKIYKKQHLDIRLGCRVTGTEVVVSKGAKEVVVTYTDKDGNEATETFDKLIVCVGRRPFTDGLLADDSGVKLDERGSIYANDLCSTSAPGVWAIGDVVRGPMLAHKGSEEGVMVAERIAGQKTVMNYDIIPNVIYTHPEIAAVGRTEEQIKADGEPYNVGTFPFMAIGRAVAADESDGMVKIIAHAETDRVLGAHIVGPCAPDLVQQVAIAMEFGSSAEDIGMTVFGHPTFSEAVKEAALAVNGHAIHMPNRKKRK